The following coding sequences are from one Treponema parvum window:
- a CDS encoding 30S ribosomal protein S1 yields the protein MNEADLEKYEQRNLKKLLPGQEISTAVAAISGDTVFLDLNAKSEGILDAAELKDKDGNLTVKEGDVIKVFYIGLKNGEMQFTTKIAGDNADNSMLENAYKNGIPVEGYVEKEINGGFEVKIGTSRAFCPYSQMGFRQKAEPSEFTGKNLTFMILEFKDGGKNLLVSNRKILEKEHEKKLEDLSQTLKCGMTVKGKVTALHDYGAFVDIDGFQALLPISEISLDRISDINSALKAGQEIKAEIIKTDWKNERVSLSMKSLLADPWKNAVKKYPVESKHEGVISRIADFGLFVNLEPGIDGLIHISALENVERNSNLKKLYNTGTKMTVSVKSVDAVNRRIALLPTTSTEQDKTAAKYMDSQSSDGESYNPFAALLKK from the coding sequence ATGAATGAAGCTGATCTTGAAAAATACGAGCAAAGAAATTTGAAAAAACTTTTGCCCGGACAGGAAATTTCCACCGCCGTAGCGGCGATTTCGGGAGATACCGTATTCCTTGATTTAAACGCCAAAAGCGAAGGAATTCTGGACGCGGCGGAATTAAAAGACAAGGATGGGAACCTTACCGTAAAAGAAGGCGACGTCATAAAGGTTTTTTATATCGGCCTTAAAAACGGTGAAATGCAATTTACTACAAAAATTGCGGGAGATAATGCGGATAATTCCATGCTCGAAAACGCCTACAAAAACGGAATTCCCGTAGAAGGATACGTAGAAAAAGAGATCAACGGCGGATTCGAAGTCAAAATAGGAACTTCCAGAGCATTCTGTCCGTATTCGCAGATGGGCTTCCGTCAAAAAGCCGAGCCTTCCGAATTTACAGGTAAAAATTTAACTTTTATGATATTGGAATTTAAAGACGGGGGAAAAAATCTTTTAGTTTCAAACCGAAAGATCCTTGAAAAAGAGCATGAAAAGAAACTTGAAGACCTTTCTCAAACTTTAAAATGCGGAATGACCGTAAAAGGAAAAGTGACGGCACTGCACGATTACGGAGCCTTCGTAGATATAGACGGCTTTCAGGCTCTTTTGCCGATTTCCGAAATTTCGCTCGATCGCATTTCGGACATAAATTCCGCACTCAAAGCGGGACAGGAAATAAAGGCTGAAATAATCAAAACCGACTGGAAAAACGAACGAGTATCGTTAAGTATGAAAAGCCTTCTCGCAGATCCGTGGAAAAACGCCGTGAAAAAATATCCGGTAGAATCGAAACACGAAGGAGTGATTTCACGCATAGCGGACTTCGGACTTTTTGTAAACCTTGAGCCGGGGATCGACGGGCTCATCCATATTTCCGCGCTTGAAAACGTCGAACGCAATTCAAACCTGAAAAAACTGTACAATACAGGGACAAAAATGACAGTTAGCGTTAAAAGCGTAGACGCTGTAAACCGCCGCATCGCGCTATTACCCACAACTTCAACGGAACAGGACAAAACGGCCGCAAAATACATGGACAGCCAATCTTCCGACGGCGAATCTTACAATCCGTTCGCCGCTCTTTTAAAAAAATAG